The following coding sequences lie in one Aspergillus puulaauensis MK2 DNA, chromosome 3, nearly complete sequence genomic window:
- a CDS encoding Clr5 domain-containing protein (COG:S;~EggNog:ENOG410PJFF;~InterPro:IPR025676;~PFAM:PF14420), translated as MVYDWDGKREICYQMYIKDRKALEEIMEYMRDVYQFSPSKRAFQTQFKRWGFPSKQNPAHKNLQLVTRVKQLWETNTSQRDMLRVLNEEGFQIKERELMRVRAKNRWLLRVPNGVKAQQAVLSSAQIPEDDGLLALQQEVYKSPDSYNEPETFQTEPAISPNQSPGLSPEVVAKRKERLDRLKAESAERWAARKRRRRTRGWAGLPADPPGPPRFPSETTIDESKRYLDLDNVGYRQIRDRFQNICEKAGFIKKTIAGPEKWQEAKNTLIQESEHLQRVFWEDPNQLEAKSLALDVVCTDVTKRMRTLERRMTIAEAKNALGVNPEESRQIRNAFYNTLKNDHFTSKLEAGDEHWKELKEQWIGESELLQRILAPGPVDPENGTKLRAMEVLCRDVMKRLRDDQTKRDPSRRRKVTPTNIHVSDTGNTGIVEPFEGDFSNGISTLASQALASAPISSGDLTDIQIDPSLLQAANDTSFTASAHPDSSNTFGYVDPMLDSSITMPIPVYLSISPESELHAGSKPWLDKLSTRSITELRQLVSAKFPASAVVRVEAFDGDANGNNMAFVVDDDDELYGYLNHTQGRKASFAFCLSHG; from the exons ATGGTCTACGATTGGGACGGGAAACGCGAAATATGCTATCAGATGTACATCAAAGATAGGAAAGCTTTGGAAGAAATTATGGAGTACATGAGGGATGTGTACCAATTCTCTCCGAG TAAACGCGCTTTCCAAACGCAATTTAAACGATGGGGATTTCCTTCAAAACAAAATCCAGCACATAAAAACCTGCAGCTCGTGACCCGCGTTAAGCAACTTTGGGAGACAAATACTAGCCAGCGAGACATGCTTCGGGTCCTGAATGAAGAAGGGTTTCAAATAAAAGAGCGCGAATTGATGAGAGTGCGAGCAAAAAATCGCTGGTTACTTCGAGTTCCGAATGGGGTGAAAGCACAACAGGCTGTGCTGAGTTCCGCTCAAATACCCGAAGATGACGGCCTACTGGCGTTACAGCAGGAAGTATACAAAAGTCCAGATTCATATAATGAGCCGGAAACTTTCCAGACCGAACCCGCTATCTCACCCAATCAGTCCCCGGGTTTGTCACCTGAGGTTGTGGCCAAGCGCAAGGAGCGGCTCGATCGATTGAAAGCAGAGAGTGCAGAACGTTGGGCCGCTAGGAAGCGACGTCGACGCACGAGGGGATGGGCTGGATTACCGGCCGACCCGCCTGGTCCGCCACGTTTCCCCTCTGAGACCACTATTGACGAAAGCAAAAGGTATCTAGACCTTGACAATGTGGGTTACCGTCAAATCAGAGATCGGTTTCAGAACATCTGCGAGAAGGCGGGCTTCATTAAGAAGACAATTGCCGGGCCTGAGAAATGGCAAGAGGCGAAGAATACATTAATCCAAGAGTCCGAACACCTTCAGCGTGTTTTTTGGGAGGACCCCAACCAACTCGAGGCCAAATCGCTTGCTCTTGATGTCGTTTGCACCGATGTTACCAAGAGAATGAGGACTTTGGAACGGCGCATGACCATTGCCGAGGCCAAGAATGCACTGGGAGTTAACCCCGAAGAGAGCCGTCAAATACGCAACGCGTTCTACAATACCCTGAAAAATGACCATTTTACGAGTAAACTGGAGGCGGGTGATGAGCACTGGAAGGAGCTTAAGGAGCAGTGGATTGGGGAATCAGAGCTGCTTCAACGCATTCTTGCTCCGGGGCCTGTAGACCCTGAGAATGGCACAAAGTTGAGAGCTATGGAAGTATTGTGTCGCGATGTGATGAAGCGTCTTCGGGATGATCAAACAAAACGAGACCCTTCGCGTAGGCGAAAGGTCACTCCCACTAACATTCATGTTTCTGACACGGGAAACACTGGTATTGTTGAGCCGTTTGAAGGTGATTTCTCAAACGGGATCAGTACACTTGCTTCACAGGCTCTCGCCAGCGCGCCGATATCATCTGGTGACTTAACTGATATACAAATCGATCCATCACTTCTACAAGCTGCTAATGATACGTCATTCACCGCCTCTGCGCACCCTGATTCCAGCAATACTTTCGGTTATGTGGACCCTATGTTAGATTCATCTATTACTATGCCTATTCCAGTCTATCTTAGTATCAGCCCTGAGAGCGAATTGCATGCGGGCTCAAAACCCTGGCTTGATAAATTATCAACCAGGTCAATCACCGAACTAAGGCAGCTGGTTTCTGCCAAATTCCCTGCCTCTGCTGTTGTCAGAGTCGAGGCTTTTGATGGAGATGCAAATGGAAATAACATGGCATTTGTGgtagatgatgatgatgaactaTATGGGTATCTAAACCACACACAAGGAAGAAAGGCATCGTTTGCCTTTTGTTTGAGTCATGGATAG